Proteins encoded in a region of the Veillonella parvula genome:
- a CDS encoding ExbD/TolR family protein, whose protein sequence is MKRSSVGIQKEPTIMIIPMIDIVFFLLVFFMMSTLYMNTEEQIPLNLPKASSSSAKTIEPITISLTATHKMYLNEREIVPDQLGNEIQGIVAKEPQQAFIVRASEDIAYKDVINILDNLKISGARFVSVATERK, encoded by the coding sequence ATGAAACGTAGTTCAGTAGGCATACAAAAAGAACCTACCATCATGATTATACCTATGATTGATATCGTTTTCTTCTTGCTCGTATTTTTCATGATGAGTACGTTGTACATGAATACAGAGGAACAAATTCCTCTTAACTTACCGAAGGCTTCATCTTCTTCTGCTAAGACGATTGAGCCTATCACGATTTCATTAACAGCTACACATAAGATGTATTTGAATGAACGTGAGATTGTCCCTGATCAACTGGGCAATGAAATTCAAGGTATTGTTGCAAAAGAACCTCAACAGGCATTTATTGTGCGTGCCTCTGAGGATATTGCGTATAAGGACGTTATCAATATTTTAGATAATCTTAAAATTAGTGGTGCTCGGTTTGTTAGCGTAGCTACAGAACGGAAGTGA
- a CDS encoding MotA/TolQ/ExbB proton channel family protein — translation MEYTIHLFNAGGFVMYPLVLFMLAACTILFERIRTYRNINHELQQLSDSIDAGRNSNNWSTLENSIKNSDDALSRFVSPIVESVYSAEGLENRLHDVVGYMDERLKRGLNWLSMMVTMAPLLGLLGTVVGMIRSFAAVGGDIGAPTVITGGVSEALVATATGLSVAIVALAIHSWCTDKVNSDIAKLEQKLGSIMDLYIRSQR, via the coding sequence ATGGAGTATACAATTCACCTATTTAATGCAGGTGGTTTCGTTATGTATCCACTTGTACTATTCATGTTAGCAGCATGTACTATTTTATTTGAACGTATTCGTACGTACAGAAACATCAATCATGAGTTACAGCAGTTGTCCGATAGCATTGATGCAGGTCGTAATAGTAATAATTGGTCTACTCTAGAGAATTCTATAAAAAATAGTGATGATGCATTGAGTAGATTCGTGTCTCCTATCGTGGAGTCTGTATATAGTGCGGAAGGTTTAGAGAATCGTTTACATGATGTGGTAGGGTACATGGATGAACGTTTAAAACGTGGTCTTAACTGGCTTAGCATGATGGTAACAATGGCTCCATTACTTGGCCTTTTGGGTACTGTTGTTGGCATGATCCGCTCCTTCGCAGCCGTTGGTGGCGATATTGGTGCTCCTACTGTTATTACAGGCGGCGTATCCGAAGCGCTGGTTGCCACTGCAACAGGGCTTTCAGTAGCCATCGTAGCATTAGCCATCCATAGTTGGTGCACAGATAAAGTAAATTCAGATATCGCAAAGTTAGAGCAAAAATTAGGTTCTATTATGGATTTATATATTAGGAGTCAACGATGA
- a CDS encoding M48 family metallopeptidase: MNKKLTAATLSIAMAVTMAPAIMQTAPVNAASAAVQSLASGAIAMAYVSTALNKMDNSAEGQQESLARTKEKTGYLNDSAAQERVNRIMKTLEATPSVKRSYVVYANPDEEFNAFATLGRVMSINKGALDTLDDDQLAYVMAHEISHGEHKDIINGAKKQIGLSTAVGIAAGGSEGAAILSNVAGNYLSNQVFTMSQEKAADELGFKILSESPYNVGGAAGSMAVLRNKVGEHYREGLSQVVAPNNHPKLSDRVNNNISRMYTYSGNHVNVSNGTVYVNGDNIYTPAGSGRYTGEERAYYMAGKLARLYHNNQVTPGSASYSGDTVTVAGQSIVSTPNADVALQVATNLNNAFVKPAGTAVNAKKPVKVKQEKPKKVKENKKAKADKAKK; encoded by the coding sequence ATGAATAAGAAACTTACAGCGGCTACTTTATCTATTGCTATGGCAGTAACGATGGCACCAGCTATTATGCAAACGGCTCCTGTTAATGCTGCGTCTGCTGCGGTACAATCCTTAGCTAGTGGTGCTATTGCTATGGCTTACGTATCTACTGCATTAAATAAAATGGATAATTCTGCAGAGGGGCAACAGGAGAGTTTGGCGCGCACAAAAGAGAAAACTGGTTACTTAAACGATAGTGCAGCCCAAGAGCGTGTAAATCGCATCATGAAGACATTAGAGGCTACACCTAGTGTAAAGCGTTCTTATGTTGTATATGCGAATCCTGATGAGGAGTTTAATGCGTTTGCCACACTTGGTCGTGTTATGTCCATTAACAAGGGTGCTTTAGATACACTGGATGATGATCAATTAGCATATGTAATGGCCCATGAAATTTCTCATGGCGAGCATAAAGATATTATTAATGGCGCTAAGAAACAAATTGGTCTTTCTACAGCAGTCGGTATAGCCGCTGGTGGTAGTGAAGGTGCGGCTATCTTATCTAATGTGGCAGGCAACTACTTATCTAATCAAGTGTTTACGATGAGCCAAGAGAAAGCCGCGGACGAGTTGGGCTTTAAGATTTTAAGTGAATCTCCATATAATGTAGGTGGTGCCGCCGGTTCTATGGCAGTACTGCGCAACAAAGTGGGGGAACACTACCGTGAAGGGCTTTCACAAGTGGTAGCACCTAACAACCATCCAAAGTTGTCCGATCGGGTGAACAATAATATTTCTCGTATGTACACATATTCTGGAAATCATGTAAATGTATCGAATGGTACTGTGTACGTAAACGGCGATAATATCTATACTCCAGCAGGTAGCGGCCGTTACACAGGCGAAGAGCGTGCTTATTATATGGCTGGTAAATTGGCACGATTGTATCATAACAATCAAGTGACACCGGGTTCTGCATCCTATAGTGGTGACACAGTAACGGTAGCTGGTCAATCCATTGTTTCTACGCCAAATGCAGATGTAGCATTACAAGTGGCAACAAATCTTAATAATGCATTTGTAAAGCCTGCTGGTACAGCTGTTAATGCGAAGAAACCAGTAAAGGTTAAACAAGAAAAGCCTAAAAAGGTAAAAGAAAATAAAAAGGCAAAAGCTGATAAAGCTAAAAAATAA
- a CDS encoding TonB family protein, producing the protein MVDKRYGIPFVAALALNLVYWGVVGDWFGHIKPPETPKKDLVINLDMGQQEPPQEKKDPEKLKIQPDDKPVAGGGKAGSVLPDLSGKPTEGLKNLNPYLGGNETASVNLNGNTDNPVGIPGSGNVPGPGGGGVIGNGGLGNEGNGSKGGDPGPGDVERRGGSYDSSGYIARVESNKVMPQQAVRRGLSGRVSFEITFDADGNYAGAEMIGSSGSSILDNAAASLVESSGGIENTTGEPVTIVVNVDYGFN; encoded by the coding sequence ATGGTAGATAAACGATATGGAATTCCTTTCGTAGCTGCATTGGCATTAAATCTTGTATATTGGGGTGTTGTAGGTGATTGGTTTGGTCATATAAAACCTCCAGAAACACCCAAAAAAGACTTGGTTATCAACCTTGATATGGGGCAGCAAGAACCTCCTCAAGAGAAGAAAGATCCTGAGAAATTAAAGATTCAACCTGACGACAAACCAGTCGCAGGAGGCGGTAAAGCAGGTAGTGTATTGCCTGATTTATCGGGAAAGCCCACAGAAGGCTTAAAAAATCTGAATCCTTACTTAGGTGGTAATGAGACGGCATCAGTCAATTTGAATGGTAATACTGATAATCCTGTTGGCATTCCAGGGAGTGGAAATGTACCTGGCCCTGGAGGTGGTGGGGTTATTGGTAATGGAGGCCTTGGTAATGAGGGCAATGGTTCTAAAGGTGGTGATCCAGGTCCAGGTGATGTAGAACGTCGTGGGGGATCTTACGATAGTTCAGGTTATATTGCTCGCGTTGAGAGTAATAAAGTAATGCCGCAACAGGCGGTGCGCCGTGGCCTCAGTGGACGAGTTTCCTTTGAAATCACTTTTGATGCCGATGGCAACTATGCAGGTGCTGAAATGATTGGTAGCAGTGGCTCTAGCATTCTCGATAATGCTGCTGCTAGCCTCGTAGAGAGCTCTGGCGGTATAGAGAATACAACAGGTGAGCCAGTTACAATTGTGGTTAATGTAGATTATGGTTTTAACTAA